A single region of the Austwickia chelonae genome encodes:
- the erpA gene encoding iron-sulfur cluster insertion protein ErpA, which produces MTTQNETQAHGVILTDVAAIKVKSLLEQEGRDDLRLRIGVQPGGCSGLIYQLYFDERSLDGDLVCDFDGVEVVVDRMSAPYLDGATIDFADTIEKQGFTIDNPNAQGSCACGDSFS; this is translated from the coding sequence ATGACCACCCAGAACGAGACTCAGGCGCACGGTGTGATCCTGACCGATGTCGCGGCGATCAAGGTGAAGAGCCTGCTCGAGCAGGAGGGTCGCGATGACCTCCGCCTGCGCATCGGTGTGCAGCCCGGTGGCTGTTCCGGCCTGATCTACCAGCTCTACTTCGACGAGCGCAGCCTGGACGGCGACCTGGTGTGCGACTTTGACGGTGTCGAGGTCGTCGTCGACCGGATGAGCGCACCCTACCTGGACGGCGCCACGATCGACTTCGCCGACACGATCGAGAAGCAGGGCTTCACGATCGACAACCCCAACGCGCAGGGCTCCTGCGCTTGCGGTGACTCCTTCAGCTGA
- the aat gene encoding leucyl/phenylalanyl-tRNA--protein transferase — protein MRPVEPPPSQWDLGGAEPQPGDDLVAVGADLEPGTLLAAYRSGLFPMGLGDDGEEPLGWWSPDPRGVLEPSELKISRSLRRSLKGFELTWDVAFEQVVERCADPTRPGFWITDRIREAYRTLHDQGWAHSVEVWSNDELVGGLYGVAIGGLFAGESMFHRATDASKAALVGLVEVISADADHRRIIDVQWHTEHLGSLGVREIPRMEYLGRLHRALPAPNLALPRGSRITFRADRSRSGRR, from the coding sequence ATGCGACCGGTCGAGCCCCCGCCCAGCCAATGGGATCTCGGTGGTGCCGAGCCGCAACCGGGCGACGATCTCGTTGCCGTCGGTGCCGATCTCGAACCAGGGACCCTCCTCGCCGCCTATCGCTCGGGCCTCTTTCCGATGGGGCTCGGGGACGACGGCGAAGAGCCCCTGGGCTGGTGGAGCCCCGACCCCCGAGGTGTCCTCGAACCCTCGGAATTGAAGATCTCCCGATCTCTGCGCCGATCCCTCAAGGGTTTTGAGCTCACCTGGGACGTGGCCTTCGAACAGGTGGTCGAGCGATGCGCCGACCCGACGAGGCCCGGTTTCTGGATCACCGACCGGATCCGCGAGGCCTACCGCACGCTGCACGACCAGGGATGGGCGCATTCGGTGGAGGTCTGGTCGAACGATGAACTCGTCGGGGGCCTGTACGGAGTCGCCATCGGTGGACTCTTCGCCGGTGAATCGATGTTCCACCGGGCGACCGACGCCTCCAAAGCAGCCCTTGTCGGCCTGGTCGAGGTGATCAGCGCTGATGCGGATCATCGCCGGATCATCGATGTCCAATGGCACACCGAACACCTCGGAAGCCTTGGCGTCCGGGAGATTCCGCGGATGGAGTATCTCGGACGTCTTCACCGTGCTCTTCCCGCACCGAACCTGGCACTGCCCAGGGGGTCTCGTATCACGTTCCGGGCAGATCGCTCCAGGAGCGGCCGCCGCTGA
- a CDS encoding glycerate kinase family protein: MRVLICPQRFGGTLTAVQAAEAIATGWRSRAPEDELMVAPISGGGADFLDVLSTAADGGITVGATVKDPLGREVPGVVLVVEEDSGLTAYVEAAQAAGLHLLSAAERRPGTTTSRGVGELIEVALAEGATRVVVAVGDLATNDGGAGLLNALGVGSPEDLCRGGAGLAEIGKDALEGLSALRERLSGVELVLATQEELPLLGLQGTSAATAGSRGADPQEAQILEHALSRFRHLADTVCPPPTDLLSGTPRRVDRMPGAGAGGGLGYALLLLGARRRSAADWCFEAWDFPALLAHTDVVVTGEGCLDWRSAGQGVVAEVAELAGRHGLPVVAVAGTVEVGRRDTMTMGLSATYAIAERPAEVVAAMADPAGSLSARVARVAATWSPR; this comes from the coding sequence ATGCGAGTGTTGATCTGCCCGCAGCGTTTCGGGGGCACGCTGACGGCGGTGCAGGCCGCTGAGGCGATAGCGACTGGCTGGCGTTCCCGTGCCCCCGAAGACGAACTGATGGTGGCCCCGATCAGTGGCGGCGGCGCAGATTTCCTCGACGTCTTGTCGACCGCCGCCGACGGGGGAATCACCGTGGGGGCGACGGTCAAGGACCCTTTGGGACGCGAGGTTCCTGGGGTGGTGCTGGTGGTCGAGGAGGATTCTGGGCTCACCGCCTATGTCGAAGCAGCCCAGGCGGCAGGTCTGCATCTGCTTTCCGCTGCTGAACGTCGCCCCGGGACGACCACCAGCCGAGGGGTCGGCGAGCTGATCGAGGTCGCTCTGGCCGAGGGCGCCACCCGCGTCGTTGTCGCGGTCGGTGACCTGGCCACGAATGACGGTGGTGCGGGCCTGTTGAATGCTTTGGGTGTGGGCTCCCCGGAGGATCTCTGCCGGGGAGGTGCAGGGCTGGCCGAGATCGGGAAGGACGCCCTCGAGGGGTTGAGTGCTCTTCGGGAGAGACTCTCTGGGGTGGAGCTGGTCCTGGCCACCCAGGAGGAACTGCCTCTGCTCGGCTTGCAGGGCACCTCTGCGGCTACGGCGGGCTCGCGTGGCGCGGACCCGCAGGAAGCTCAGATTCTGGAGCATGCGCTGAGCAGGTTCCGCCATCTTGCCGACACGGTGTGTCCTCCACCGACCGACCTCTTGAGCGGCACGCCACGTCGAGTGGATCGGATGCCGGGAGCCGGCGCAGGCGGCGGGCTCGGGTACGCACTGTTGCTCCTGGGCGCCCGACGGCGCAGCGCTGCCGATTGGTGTTTCGAGGCGTGGGACTTCCCTGCACTGCTGGCGCACACCGATGTGGTGGTGACCGGGGAAGGCTGCCTGGATTGGCGCTCGGCCGGACAGGGAGTGGTCGCTGAGGTCGCTGAACTGGCTGGGAGACACGGACTGCCGGTCGTGGCGGTCGCCGGTACCGTCGAGGTGGGCAGACGGGACACGATGACGATGGGGCTGTCGGCGACCTACGCAATAGCAGAGCGTCCGGCCGAGGTCGTAGCGGCAATGGCGGACCCCGCTGGCAGCCTCAGCGCTCGAGTGGCCAGGGTTGCAGCGACCTGGTCACCACGCTGA
- a CDS encoding PadR family transcriptional regulator, with protein sequence MLKGILSLLLLRLIQHENGYGIVTRLRDAGFDDLVEDTVYPALTRLEAAGHLESYLIKSSSGPARKCYRITEAGRAELARAEAAWSDLVATVTAVAGRLWRPLRHVSS encoded by the coding sequence ATGCTGAAGGGCATCCTCTCCCTCCTCCTGCTCCGCCTGATTCAGCACGAGAACGGCTACGGCATCGTCACCCGACTCCGTGATGCCGGCTTCGACGACCTGGTGGAGGACACCGTCTACCCCGCACTCACGCGACTCGAAGCAGCAGGTCATCTCGAGTCGTACCTGATCAAGTCCTCCTCCGGTCCAGCCAGGAAGTGCTACCGCATCACCGAGGCCGGCCGAGCCGAACTCGCCCGGGCCGAAGCGGCCTGGTCCGATCTGGTCGCCACCGTCACCGCCGTCGCCGGGCGCCTGTGGCGCCCCCTGCGCCATGTGTCGTCCTGA